Proteins encoded in a region of the Thermodesulfobacteriota bacterium genome:
- a CDS encoding response regulator, whose product MEDTTRTILLVDDEENILSALQRLLRRENYNVITNASPEKALEILKHEPVSLIISDQRMPEMDGTEFLEKAREIQPEAIRIILTGYADINAAMAAINQGQVYRFITKPWNDLDLKANIKQAIDFYHLRRENQRLFELTVQQNADLKELNENLERKVEERTQEISRLYKELQSSYFKTIRIFMDLMQMYDPALGGHAKRVAVLSRLLAEKCDLRGEELDVVEAAGSLHDIGLIGIPREIIRKKGSERTAAEKALYEQHPALGYAILNSVPKLDQVSILVKSHHERFDGAGYPDRLKKEEIPLGARVIAVANVYDHLSARKDISREDVLHRLRNLAGGELDPSVVSAAIEAFSAIKKADRGEVAVTLADLRPDMVLARELKTHSGRLLMPKDAVLKEAYLEKVKKFHEIDPIVGWIYVYR is encoded by the coding sequence ATGGAAGACACAACCAGAACCATCCTGCTGGTAGATGATGAAGAAAATATCCTTTCTGCCTTGCAGCGCCTTTTACGGCGGGAAAATTATAATGTCATAACGAACGCCAGTCCTGAGAAGGCTCTTGAGATCCTAAAGCACGAACCTGTCTCTCTCATCATATCTGACCAGAGAATGCCGGAGATGGACGGCACTGAATTTCTGGAAAAGGCCAGAGAGATCCAGCCAGAGGCCATACGCATTATATTGACCGGATATGCGGACATAAACGCAGCCATGGCCGCCATAAACCAGGGACAGGTCTATCGCTTTATAACCAAGCCGTGGAACGACCTTGATCTTAAGGCAAACATAAAGCAGGCTATCGATTTCTACCACCTGCGCCGGGAAAACCAGAGGCTCTTTGAGCTGACGGTCCAGCAAAACGCCGATCTTAAAGAGCTAAACGAAAACCTGGAAAGAAAGGTGGAGGAGCGGACTCAGGAAATAAGCCGCCTCTATAAAGAACTTCAGTCGAGTTATTTCAAGACCATTCGCATCTTCATGGATCTTATGCAGATGTACGACCCTGCCTTGGGGGGCCATGCCAAGAGGGTAGCCGTCCTCTCCCGGCTTTTGGCCGAAAAGTGCGACTTACGGGGAGAGGAACTGGACGTAGTAGAGGCTGCGGGATCCCTCCATGACATAGGCCTGATCGGTATCCCGCGAGAGATAATCAGAAAGAAGGGTTCGGAGCGGACCGCAGCAGAAAAGGCCCTTTATGAGCAACACCCGGCCTTAGGTTATGCGATACTCAATTCCGTACCCAAATTGGATCAGGTCAGTATATTGGTCAAATCACATCATGAGCGGTTTGACGGCGCCGGGTATCCGGACAGGCTGAAGAAGGAAGAGATACCCTTGGGGGCCCGCGTCATAGCCGTGGCCAATGTCTATGATCATCTTTCGGCCCGCAAGGATATATCGAGAGAGGATGTGCTGCATCGCTTACGTAACTTAGCCGGTGGTGAACTGGATCCCTCTGTGGTTTCTGCGGCCATAGAGGCATTTTCAGCGATCAAGAAGGCAGACAGGGGAGAGGTGGCGGTTACCCTTGCGGATCTGCGACCGGATATGGTTCTGGCCCGGGAGTTAAAGACGCATTCCGGCCGGTTGCTTATGCCGAAGGATGCCGTTCTTAAAGAAGCGTATCTGGAAAAGGTCAAGAAATTTCATGAGATAGACCCCATAGTGGGGTGGATTTATGTGTACAGATAG
- a CDS encoding response regulator yields MEDNTILIVDDEANILQALRRVFRREPYRVLTASSGAEGIEILEKEHVDLIISDQKMPEISGTQFLARAKELYPETIRIILSGYTDVNSITEAINVGNVYKFILKPWEDEVLRTTIRESLDIARLQRENKALSETIKKQNEELKYLNKNLGKEVENRIAEIKLQNEALKLARDILESLPIAVLGTDNEGSIVLVNSLARGYFEPEGQALLGSNLRHHFGKELIGIIADAINSEEQKEGQYKHTDGSSFDVYCIPLSRGNFEVPRSGTVISFLNRPRSH; encoded by the coding sequence ATGGAGGATAACACCATACTCATCGTAGATGACGAGGCCAACATCTTGCAGGCTTTGAGGCGAGTCTTCCGCCGGGAGCCTTACCGGGTGCTTACGGCCTCCAGCGGCGCAGAAGGGATCGAGATACTGGAAAAAGAGCATGTTGACCTCATCATATCCGACCAGAAGATGCCGGAGATATCCGGGACACAGTTTCTGGCCAGGGCCAAGGAACTGTATCCAGAGACGATTCGTATCATCCTGAGTGGATACACAGACGTCAATTCCATTACCGAGGCCATCAATGTCGGCAATGTTTATAAGTTCATTTTAAAGCCGTGGGAAGATGAGGTCCTGAGAACCACTATTAGGGAATCCCTGGATATTGCGCGTCTGCAAAGGGAAAACAAGGCGCTGTCCGAAACCATTAAGAAACAGAACGAGGAACTTAAGTATCTTAATAAGAATCTGGGGAAAGAAGTGGAAAACAGGATAGCCGAAATTAAATTGCAGAATGAGGCCCTGAAACTGGCACGGGACATCCTGGAAAGTCTCCCTATAGCAGTGCTCGGTACGGATAACGAAGGGTCTATAGTCCTGGTAAATAGTCTGGCCCGGGGTTACTTTGAGCCGGAAGGCCAGGCACTCCTTGGTTCTAACTTAAGGCATCATTTTGGCAAGGAACTGATAGGGATTATTGCTGATGCCATAAATTCTGAAGAGCAGAAAGAGGGGCAATATAAACATACAGATGGTAGCAGTTTTGACGTGTACTGTATCCCGCTTTCCAGAGGTAATTTTGAAGTGCCCCGTTCTGGAACGGTGATTTCGTTTTTAAATCGGCCACGAAGTCACTAA
- a CDS encoding ATP-binding protein: MLDNERKLFKLMNEDTRDLFQNVVEQYWDFSWSLWETDRLILATKKLSTSYLETVLYPRIIEWFQFVDSDERLDQFVTEDGLCMAFPLRYERELVGALVLGPIAEEENLTNAQATGKPLAGVTELILRTNLKQALMIDAQSQIMAFSYEEAVQKNKELEESERRYRDLSESLEVKVEEKKAELKEAYVKLLQADKMASIGQLAAGVAHEINNPLAFIKSNINTSFQMTGELIEKIETCKAISADLDGDADLRLNPLKEIFAGQAGDNLNMLLGDFQGLVSETLDGIARVQKIIADLKEFSHVDDATVSLLDIHKSLDATLSVLAHKLRAGIKIVRRYGDNIPLVKCHPHQISQVFMNVILNAIQAIKDKGEITIGTIFVNGTVKIEISDTGCGIPPDHLTRIFDPFFTTKPVGQGTGTGLSVCYEVIKAHGGTIETSSEVGRGTAITIMLPA, encoded by the coding sequence ATGCTGGATAACGAACGAAAGCTCTTCAAGCTAATGAATGAAGACACAAGGGATCTCTTTCAGAACGTGGTGGAACAATACTGGGATTTCTCCTGGTCGCTCTGGGAAACGGACCGGCTCATCCTGGCCACAAAAAAGCTTAGTACCTCTTATCTCGAAACCGTCCTTTATCCGAGGATTATAGAATGGTTTCAGTTTGTGGATAGCGATGAGCGCCTCGATCAGTTTGTAACCGAAGACGGCCTCTGTATGGCATTCCCATTGCGGTATGAGCGCGAACTTGTGGGGGCTCTAGTCCTCGGCCCGATAGCAGAAGAGGAAAACCTAACGAACGCGCAGGCTACAGGGAAACCGCTGGCCGGCGTGACCGAACTGATATTGCGGACTAATCTGAAACAGGCCCTCATGATTGACGCTCAGAGTCAGATTATGGCCTTCTCATATGAAGAGGCAGTGCAGAAAAACAAGGAATTAGAAGAGAGCGAAAGGCGTTACCGGGATCTGTCGGAAAGCCTGGAGGTAAAGGTAGAGGAAAAAAAGGCGGAACTGAAAGAGGCCTATGTGAAATTGCTCCAGGCAGACAAGATGGCCTCCATCGGGCAACTGGCCGCGGGCGTGGCCCACGAAATCAATAACCCCCTGGCCTTCATTAAAAGCAACATAAATACTTCATTTCAAATGACCGGTGAGCTCATAGAAAAAATTGAAACCTGTAAGGCCATAAGCGCAGACCTGGACGGCGACGCCGACCTCCGCCTCAACCCTTTGAAAGAAATTTTTGCGGGACAGGCTGGAGACAACCTGAATATGCTGCTGGGAGATTTTCAGGGCCTGGTCTCCGAAACTCTGGACGGAATAGCCAGGGTACAGAAGATCATCGCGGATCTAAAAGAATTTTCGCATGTAGATGACGCAACGGTAAGTTTACTTGATATCCATAAATCTCTGGACGCAACGCTCAGTGTCCTGGCGCATAAGCTGCGGGCAGGTATTAAGATCGTCCGCCGCTATGGGGATAATATTCCGCTTGTTAAATGCCATCCTCATCAGATTTCCCAGGTCTTTATGAATGTTATCCTCAATGCCATACAGGCTATTAAGGACAAGGGAGAGATAACCATTGGTACCATCTTTGTAAATGGGACGGTAAAAATAGAGATAAGCGATACCGGTTGCGGCATTCCGCCGGATCATCTTACCCGCATCTTCGACCCGTTTTTTACCACCAAGCCGGTCGGTCAGGGCACAGGAACCGGCTTAAGTGTATGTTACGAGGTAATCAAGGCCCACGGGGGAACTATTGAGACCTCAAGCGAAGTAGGCAGAGGGACGGCGATTACGATAATGTTACCGGCGTAA
- a CDS encoding ATP-binding protein: MKKEDKNFLYLSDKTAWIGVGLGLLFWFVEAAIHSLVLHEGTLIQQIFRPATHELWMRSLVTLMFITFGGYAQSTISSRKRTNEILRESEEKLAGIVDSVTDQMIMIDDRFNIVWTNNIAKNLSGSDMAGKKCHVVYHGRDALCESCIVKKVFEDGRVHEFETQIMGADGKRHIFWGTASVAARHEDGRPRMVVEFLRDITERKKAEEELKRYQSQLESMVEERTAELTAANEELQQEITERRQMEEELLRIKISLEEANQQLKQNQAQLVQSEKMASIGQLAAGVAHEINNPVGFINSNLTTLDEYRQDLNTLINNFLKLEQLAVGNPALSHDQDLAGTLEAIRNSKEKMDMDFVLGDFDKVIAESKEGMDRIKKIVQDLKDFSHVDQAELNWADLNKGMESTLNIVRNELKYKATVKKDYGGIPEVYCYPQQINQVFMNILVNAAHAIEDKGEIKISTAYLDGAEPMVEVRISDTGKGIPPENLPRIFDPFFTTKPVGKGTGLGLSMVYSIVKKHDGEIKVESEVGKGTTFIVTLPVNGPKGSETPEGDPDHAG; encoded by the coding sequence ATGAAGAAAGAAGATAAAAATTTTCTATATCTGTCGGATAAAACAGCGTGGATCGGTGTGGGGCTAGGGTTACTCTTTTGGTTCGTTGAAGCCGCTATCCATTCTCTTGTATTACACGAGGGCACTCTTATCCAACAAATCTTTAGGCCGGCAACACATGAACTTTGGATGCGCAGCTTAGTCACGCTTATGTTCATTACGTTTGGCGGCTATGCCCAATCCACTATCAGTAGCCGCAAACGGACCAATGAGATACTGCGCGAAAGCGAAGAAAAGCTCGCCGGTATTGTAGATTCGGTGACGGATCAGATGATTATGATAGACGACCGATTTAATATCGTGTGGACCAATAATATAGCGAAGAATTTATCCGGATCAGACATGGCCGGCAAAAAATGCCATGTTGTTTACCATGGGCGCGATGCCTTATGCGAATCATGTATAGTCAAGAAGGTTTTTGAGGATGGCCGGGTCCACGAATTTGAAACGCAAATTATGGGGGCCGATGGTAAACGACATATCTTCTGGGGCACGGCCAGTGTTGCCGCACGGCATGAAGACGGCCGTCCCCGGATGGTAGTTGAGTTTCTACGCGATATTACTGAACGCAAAAAGGCCGAGGAGGAGTTGAAGAGGTACCAAAGTCAGCTCGAAAGCATGGTGGAAGAGCGCACCGCCGAACTAACAGCGGCTAACGAAGAGCTTCAACAGGAAATTACCGAACGCAGACAGATGGAAGAAGAATTATTACGGATTAAAATAAGCCTGGAGGAAGCAAACCAGCAGCTTAAACAGAATCAGGCCCAACTGGTGCAGTCGGAGAAGATGGCCTCCATCGGCCAACTGGCCGCCGGCGTGGCCCATGAGATCAATAACCCGGTGGGATTCATCAACAGCAACCTGACCACACTGGATGAGTACCGGCAGGACCTGAACACACTCATCAACAACTTCCTGAAACTTGAACAGTTGGCGGTCGGGAATCCGGCTCTATCCCATGACCAGGACTTAGCCGGCACCTTAGAGGCCATCCGGAACTCGAAAGAGAAAATGGACATGGACTTTGTCCTCGGCGACTTTGATAAGGTCATCGCCGAGTCCAAGGAGGGAATGGATCGGATCAAGAAAATCGTGCAGGATTTAAAGGACTTTTCGCACGTGGACCAGGCCGAACTGAACTGGGCGGATTTAAATAAGGGCATGGAGAGTACCTTGAACATCGTCCGGAACGAGCTCAAGTACAAGGCCACGGTGAAGAAGGACTATGGGGGCATACCGGAGGTTTACTGCTACCCCCAGCAGATCAATCAGGTCTTTATGAACATCCTGGTCAATGCCGCCCATGCCATTGAGGATAAGGGTGAGATAAAGATAAGCACGGCGTATCTGGATGGCGCTGAGCCGATGGTGGAGGTCCGCATAAGTGATACCGGGAAGGGTATTCCCCCGGAGAACCTGCCTAGGATATTCGATCCCTTTTTTACTACCAAACCGGTGGGGAAAGGGACGGGGCTTGGTCTCAGTATGGTTTACAGCATCGTCAAGAAACACGACGGCGAGATCAAAGTGGAAAGCGAGGTAGGTAAAGGGACCACTTTCATCGTTACATTGCCCGTCAATGGGCCAAAAGGCAGTGAAACGCCAGAGGGCGATCCGGATCATGCTGGATAA
- a CDS encoding response regulator encodes MGNYTHTVLLVDDEANVLRSLERTLRNEEYAILSAGSAAEALDILETMPVDLIISDIGMPEMNGFELLKVVKEKYPAIARIILTGQSDTPTVLRAINEGEVYRFFTKPWDNEEVKVSIRQTLKHFDFLRAAHKMMCRLREQDRLIQDLERRHPGITQDAAEDVFVLPEEYFSESIEADMNKYFADTLGMQPDRKE; translated from the coding sequence ATGGGAAATTATACGCATACCGTTTTGCTTGTAGATGATGAGGCCAATGTGCTGAGGAGTCTGGAAAGGACCCTGCGCAATGAGGAATATGCGATACTCAGCGCAGGCAGCGCCGCAGAGGCCCTGGACATTTTGGAGACCATGCCGGTTGACCTTATCATTTCCGACATCGGGATGCCTGAAATGAACGGTTTTGAGCTGTTGAAGGTGGTCAAGGAAAAATACCCGGCCATCGCCCGTATTATTCTTACCGGGCAGAGCGATACCCCGACGGTCCTCAGGGCCATCAACGAGGGCGAGGTTTACCGATTTTTTACCAAACCCTGGGATAATGAGGAGGTAAAGGTCTCCATCCGTCAGACCCTCAAACATTTTGATTTCTTACGTGCGGCGCACAAAATGATGTGCCGGTTGAGAGAGCAGGACCGCCTGATCCAGGACCTGGAAAGACGCCATCCGGGTATAACTCAGGACGCGGCAGAAGATGTTTTTGTATTGCCGGAGGAATATTTTTCCGAATCGATCGAAGCTGATATGAATAAATATTTTGCAGATACCCTGGGTATGCAACCGGATCGAAAGGAATAG
- a CDS encoding zinc ribbon domain-containing protein, which produces MPIYEFRCLDCQHIFELLALNKEDRIEAKCPKCGCNSFERVMSRSNYTMGGGRSGAGSSGTSVNNRSCAGGSCTTIDIPGPSK; this is translated from the coding sequence ATGCCAATCTATGAATTTCGCTGTCTGGATTGCCAGCATATCTTTGAGCTCCTGGCGTTAAATAAAGAGGACCGGATTGAAGCCAAGTGTCCCAAATGCGGATGTAATTCCTTCGAGAGAGTTATGAGCCGCTCTAATTATACTATGGGCGGCGGCCGGTCTGGAGCAGGTTCCAGTGGTACGAGCGTGAATAACCGTTCTTGCGCGGGAGGCAGTTGCACGACTATCGACATTCCTGGACCATCCAAATAG
- the pyrE gene encoding orotate phosphoribosyltransferase, with amino-acid sequence MDNEKERLKAILIEKSYQKRKVVLTSGRESDFYIDCKQTTLSAEGAYLVGKVMFERIRKAPVKVQGVAGMTLGADPMVAAIAVASYMAGNPIHALIIRKEPKKHGTASWIEGKNNLPVGAAVTIVEDVVTTGGTLLKAIERAEAEGFKVVQVLALVDRNEGGRELLKEKGYDLEAVFVREDLVK; translated from the coding sequence ATGGATAATGAAAAAGAGCGTCTTAAGGCCATCCTTATTGAAAAATCTTACCAAAAACGGAAAGTTGTCCTTACTTCCGGCCGGGAGAGTGATTTTTATATAGATTGCAAACAGACTACGCTTTCGGCGGAAGGGGCTTATTTAGTGGGAAAGGTGATGTTTGAACGTATCCGTAAGGCCCCGGTGAAGGTTCAGGGCGTTGCGGGAATGACCTTAGGCGCTGATCCGATGGTTGCGGCCATAGCCGTGGCCAGTTATATGGCCGGGAATCCCATCCATGCCCTTATCATCCGTAAGGAACCCAAGAAGCATGGAACAGCTTCCTGGATTGAGGGTAAAAATAACTTACCAGTAGGGGCCGCAGTGACTATAGTAGAAGACGTGGTAACGACCGGCGGCACACTCCTTAAGGCCATAGAGAGGGCCGAGGCCGAGGGATTCAAGGTCGTCCAGGTATTGGCCCTGGTTGATCGTAACGAAGGTGGAAGGGAATTACTTAAAGAGAAAGGCTATGACCTTGAGGCTGTTTTTGTGCGTGAAGATTTGGTAAAATAG